In the Sandaracinus amylolyticus genome, ATCAAGCACCTGATCGGCCTCTTGCGCCCGGATTCCGGGGAGATCTGGCTCGACGGACAAGAGGTCTCGCAACTCTCCGAGACCGACTTCTATCCGGTGCGCAAGCGCTGCGCGATGGTCTTCCAGAGCTCGACGCTCTTCGACTCGATGACGTGCGAGGAGAACGTCGCGCTCCCGCTGCGCATGCACCGCGGGCTCTCGATGAAGGACGCGCGCGTCGAGGCGCGACGAAGGCTCGAGCAGGTGCACATGCAGGCGTTCGGGGATCGTTATCCCGCGGAGCTCGGCGACGGCATGCGCAAGCGCGTCGCGATCGCGCGCGCGCTGACGCTCGAGCCGCGCTACGTGCTCTTCGACGAGCCCACGACGTCGCTCGATCCGGTGTCGGCGCGGCGCGTCGATCAGATGATCCGCGAGCTCTGCGATCGGCTCGGGGTGACGTCGATCGTCGTCTC is a window encoding:
- a CDS encoding ABC transporter ATP-binding protein, whose translation is MPIQFKHLRKAFGPKVVLDDVSIDVNDGECFFVIGGSGVGKSVLIKHLIGLLRPDSGEIWLDGQEVSQLSETDFYPVRKRCAMVFQSSTLFDSMTCEENVALPLRMHRGLSMKDARVEARRRLEQVHMQAFGDRYPAELGDGMRKRVAIARALTLEPRYVLFDEPTTSLDPVSARRVDQMIRELCDRLGVTSIVVSHDLTSIFTIADRIAMLYKGRVRVVGTPEELRRTEDPVVRQFIEGRSEGPYET